One Ostrea edulis chromosome 2, xbOstEdul1.1, whole genome shotgun sequence genomic region harbors:
- the LOC125679014 gene encoding tyrosine-protein phosphatase non-receptor type 23-like isoform X2, giving the protein MEAVPRLPMIALELKTSPEYVDFGPVLKQYIRDNYGEDPADYNKACSDLEQLRQSAVHVSHDFMGCSILKKYYAQLQFLQGRFPMTDGGQASMPFTWEDIFMAREVTLADIKFEQASVLYNIGALHSILGSMETRTNADSMKVACTHFQCASGAFEYLRDHFGSAMMSLDFSHDLLTFHINLMLAQAQECILEKSMIDSRKSSITAKVSTQIVEFHSLALKSLEPANKEGIVPSRKNKEWKKRMELKSQFYECITSFYMGKQSEDHQKWGECLAYYTVAFNKLNDCIKLGKSEGGDFQESFRFAMDVVGGKYQSAKKDNDFVYHDKVPDLAGLPEVKGAALVKGITFNPSDPEVSGPDLFQKLVPMEAHEASSLYSEEKAKLLRRVCGLIEEKNAELVQFISSLNIEQSSLSYEPENLPQSLLEKCAAVSVKPNAIKDLVDAMAGVSNMATEVDMSLQEITQLLNDDVSEEEKFQAQFGKRSQNPMFENIRKELSLFSEGHKKGSQSNSDLHKAMNAHITNLRLLGGPIEDIKNTLPSKDKEKTPEDETVVKELQRLISKVEEMKSQRGMLEEQFRTEVQKDDITNRIVTLEGSNKQVMFDREIQKHKKLEEVIQQNLTAQDNILRALTDTNVRYAHIRRKVGDVAARREMMIKDLINSFDVYEDLLAKSQKGQEFYRKLESNVSKLLTRCRGLCKIQAEEREQIMNRHKPKEPPPRPMAPKPDNTIPDPTSSSNSSDSSLPTATIPPQPLPTLNTIPGFEGPKLKDYLPFMKPKTFGKDRDKNKRSTAINPGLVPGSVPDLPGSAPQPQIFRNQGDLSSYLPRTDQQNPSIPQVPAVAGSQKPVRAQSVSPTLGQQMSQFSTRPAFSPAHVDVGQPHSSPGQSPALSPTHSSPAHSPVPRQQFRSQSLSPAPRAGNLSGAQGQDYHSLPVGYGQGYPSQGQTAQFYSLPQERPGYQSVPPGQMTGPHDQAFLGKTQQYSGPQNTINPSRPGAMPSQPPTNYIQSDPRQVQQSVDTGYSNSMVHGRQHTPQSSQHMMAGQQSNFAASSSSSEQPYVSSQLPASQFQHSQANVGRSQTPMQMDNYGQSLSTEQVTGGGNQQTGQYYQNQMQPPSQRIPSQQPQQFRHPQFQGVENPNQQLYQPQLVSAVPSAQQYNQQQNMYASQQPSNKEQMMNQTVPNKNMYVNNQIDPTIEGKSHSDNFQLGMPYASTYQSRPAQSFSHSDNKFQTVDSGDQNLAYGHQAHSHQEYAPQQSDGPALQHTKWDAKSQQSQQQANNSQQDPRYQTGNVSGRAYMQTGMPYASTHQSMPTLATSRMSTQNPAQSNSVPVLTYGHLGYGPLPSTSYTATNVSQSSISQTTRQQHPQMQNPPQQRPEFQAGPSYMSSSQAFNVMNKMQSSTQGYMNRSGSLAPTQTATANVYGNQANYPNMQQRQQQAPQQLQSQQQLQPQQGLQQTSQQLQSHQQMQPQQGLQQTSQQLQSQQQMQPQQGLQQTPQQLQSQQQMQPQQGLQQTSQQLQSQQQMQPQQGQHQYSMQSQAQPQQRSEYVQQGQGGNFQQTNYSQKTSQQMYYQQQASGQSQPQQSMNSYPVSVPQQPQQVTQQQQQPQPRMPYQRTMPTLVPSQQMPPKEMPQQHVPQQGQIQEQQQQQTWMSSGAGFQYQSSVSGSSQPLSGATYQMSSGGLYQTPSGSAYQQTASGNSYQQPSSGSCQSYQPRQSAPNTFYPAQGQDVNKPSGNQQDIQGLFDSIPAPLQPLQPLIVSKPQSVPCDQPPETTTQSTLSPPNKIPVLPQSKSHKRQDSSASTASLDDILSTSPNIPQKSATDHMLTPKVLTAQEIEQQKEEAVMKNKVARQTSKDPFSDPFVKDRFVGEVEKLSKYVESLTKTTCSGPTNLDVAWKELIDEQDRGGKKSSMAIARCYPAKNREQDSMPYDENRIILTTPKDDYINASLIVDLSPNCPKFITTQSPLPVTLTDFWVMVYEQGSEVIVMLSSETEQGKKFPEYWPQQKGRTEYHGPITLTLQSVKDKVNWVERIIHLNHNEKKQGRTVVQLQYKNWPVSGFPENISYILQFITEVHSFYKQQRSLLKPVVVHCSNGTGRTGVFMLTYTCMQDIDHGKGVTGIMDVAKKMFRQRRLAIKEKFQLKYAYEAILFYGQDILAKEMKVNISK; this is encoded by the exons taCATAAGAGACAACTATGGAGAGGATCCTGCTGATTACAATAAAGCTTGCAGTGATCTAGAACAGCTTCGACAG aGTGCAGTTCATGTATCGCATGATTTTATGGGATGCAGTATACTGAAAAAGTACTATGCCCAGTTGCAGTTTCTTCAAGGAAGATTTCCAATGACTGATGGAGGCCAAGCATCCATGCCGTTTACATG GGAGGACATTTTCATGGCAAGAGAAGTCACCTTAGCAGACATTAAGTTTGAACAAGCCTCAGTCCTATACAACATCGGAGCTCTGCACTCTATACTAGGATCCATGGAAACCAGAACGAATGCAGAT AGTATGAAGGTGGCTTGCACTCATTTTCAATGCGCCTCGGGAGCTTTTGAATATCTTCGAGACCACTTTGGATCAGCCATGATGAGTCTGGACTTTTCACATGACCTTTTGACATTTCACATCAATCttatgttg GCACAGGCACAGGAGTGTATTCTTGAGAAGTCAATGATTGACAGCAGAAAGAGCTCAATTACAGCCAAAGTTTCAACTCAGATTGTGGAATTTCACAGCCTTGCTTTAAAATCATTAGAACCCGCCAACAAAGAGGGAATTGTGCCATCTCGTAAAAACAAG GAGTGGAAGAAAAGAATGGAATTGAAGAGCCAGTTTTATGAGTGCATCACCAGCTTCTACATGGGAAAACAATCAGAAGACCACCAGAAGTGGGGCGAGTGCTTGGCATACTACACTGTGGCGTTTAACAAGCTCAATGACTGTATCAAGCTGGGCAAG AGTGAAGGTGGTGACTTTCAAGAATCTTTCCGATTTGCCATGGATGTGGTGGGAGGAAA ATACCAATCAGCTAAGAAGGATAATGATTTCGTGTACCATGATAAGGTTCCAGATCTAGCAGGTCTACCAGAAGTaaaag GCGCTGCACTTGTAAAGGGTATCACCTTTAACCCCAGTGATCCGGAAGTGTCTGGCCCAGACTTGTTTCAGAAACTAGTTCCGATGGAGGCCCATGAGGCCTCTTCACTTTACAG CGAAGAGAAAGCCAAACTTCTGAGAAGAGTATGTGGGCTGATAGAGGAGAAAAATGCTGAGTTAGT ACAATTCATCTCCTCCTTGAACATTGAGCAATCCAGTCTAAGCTATGAGCCTGAGAACCTACCACAATCTCTACTAGAAAAATGTGCTGCTGTGTCTGTCAAGCCAAACGCCATTAAAGATCTGGTGGATGCCATGGCAG GTGTCTCCAATATGGCAACAGAAGTTGATATGTCCTTGCAGGAAATCACCCAGCTGCTGAATGATGATGTCAGTGAGGAAGAAAAGTTTCAG GCACAGTTTGGAAAAAGATCACAAAAtccaatgtttgaaaacatcaGAAAAGAGCTGTCTTTGTTTTCTGAGGGACACAAGAAGGGGAGTCAGTCCAACAGTGACCTCCATAAAGCCATGAATGCTCACATTACAAATCTACGACTTCTTGGAGGTCCCATTGAAGACATCAAAAATACATTACCCTCCAAAGACAAAGAAAAGA CCCCGGAAGATGAGACTGTTGTGAAAGAGCTCCAGAGACTAATATCAAAGGTGGAAGAAATGAAATCCCAAAGAGGTATGTTGGAGGAACAATTTCGGACTGAGGTTCAGAAGGATGATATCACAAACAGGATTGTCACACTGGAAGGATCCAACAAACAG GTTATGTTTGATCGGGAGATTCAGAAGCATAAGAAGTTGGAGGAAGTGATTCAACAGAATTTGACAGCCCAGGACAACATTCTCAGAGCTCTCACTGATACTAATGTTAGATATGCTCACATCCGAAGGAAAGTTGGTGATGTTGCTGCAAG GAGGGAGATGATGATCAAAGATCTGATCAACTCTTTCGATGTGTATGAGGATTTGCTAGCAAAATCACAGAAAGGACAGGAGTTTTACAGAAAATTGGAGAGTAATGTTTCCAAACTCCTGACTCGCTGTCGAGGACTGTGTAAAATTCAAGCTGAGGAAAGAGAGCAGATCATGAACAGACATAAACCAAAAG aacCCCCTCCAAGACCAATGGCCCCTAAGCCAGACAATACAATTCCAGACCCCACCAGCTCCTCGAATTCTTCTGATAGTTCCCTTCCCACTGCAACCATACCCCCACAACCTCTGCCAACACTGAACACTATTCCTGGATTTGAAGGACCCAAACTGAAGGACTATCTGCCATTCATGAAACCAAAGACATTTGGTAAAGATAGGGATAAAAACAAGAGAAGTACTGCTATAAATCCTGGATTGGTGCCAGGGAGTGTGCCAGATTTACCCGGATCTGCTCCTCAACCTCAG ATCTTCCGTAATCAAGGAGACTTAAGTAGCTATCTGCCAAGAACAGATCAGCAAAATCCATCAATCCCACAAGTTCCTGCAGTTGCAGGAAGCCAGAAACCTGTAAGAGCCCAATCGGTTTCTCCCACATTAGGCCAACAAATGTCACAGTTCTCCACAAGGCCCGCTTTTAGTCCAGCTCATGTGGATGTAGGTCAACCACACTCCTCTCCTGGTCAGAGTCCAGCCCTAAGTCCTACACACTCTTCTCCTGCCCATAGCCCAGTGCCAAGACAACAGTTCAGATCACAGTCATTAAGTCCAGCACCTCGAGCTGGGAATCTAAGTGGAGCACAGGGTCAAGATTACCATAGCCTCCCAGTAGGTTATGGTCAAGGATATCCTTCCCAGGGTCAGACTGCCCAGTTCTATAGTCTACCTCAGGAGAGGCCTGGGTATCAGAGTGTACCTCCAGGCCAAATGACAGGACCTCATGATCAAGCTTTCTTAGGAAAGACACAACAGTATTCTGGTCCACAGAACACCATAAATCCAAGCAGGCCAGGAGCAATGCCCTCACAGCCACCCACCAATTACATCCAAAGTGACCCGAGACAGGTGCAACAGTCTGTGGATACAGGGTATTCTAATAGTATGGTTCATGGACGTCAACATACTCCTCAGTCGTCACAGCACATGATGGCAGGTCAACAGAGTAATTTTGCTGCATCCAGTTCCTCCTCTGAACAACCATATGTAAGCAGTCAGCTTCCTGCTAGTCAGTTTCAGCACAGTCAGGCTAATGTAGGGAGAAGTCAGACACCAATGCAGATGGACAATTACGGCCAGAGTCTTTCGACTGAACAAGTTACAGGGGGAGGTAATCAGCAGACGGGGCAATATTATCAAAATCAGATGCAGCCTCCCTCACAAAGAATCCCCAGTCAACAACCACAACAATTTCGTCACCCACAATTTCAGGGTGTTGAAAACCCAAATCAACAATTGTATCAACCTCAGCTAGTTTCAGCTGTCCCAAGTGCTCAACAATACAATCAACAGCAGAACATGTATGCCAGTCAGCAGCCGAGTAACAAGGAACAAATGATGAATCAGACTGTCCCTAACAAAAATATGTACGTGAACAACCAGATTGATCCTACCATTGAAGGAAAATCTCATTCTGACAACTTTCAGTTGGGGATGCCATATGCTAGTACCTACCAATCGAGACCTGCTCAGTCCTTCAGTCACAGTGACAATAAATTCCAAACTGTAGACAGCGGAGATCAAAACTTAGCTTATGGTCACCAAGCCCATAGTCATCAAGAATATGCCCCTCAGCAGTCAGATGGGCCAGCACTTCAACATACAAAGTGGGATGCAAAATCCCAGCAATCTCAACAACAGGCCAATAATTCTCAGCAAGATCCCAGATATCAAACAg GAAATGTTTCTGGAAGAGCATATATGCAAACAGGAATGCCCTATGCTAGCACCCATCAATCAATGCCTACTCTAGCTACAAGTCGTATGAGTACACAGAATCCCGCTCAGAGCAATTCTGTTCCAGTTCTTACATATGGACACCTAGGATATGGTCCTCTTCCATCCACCAGCTACACTGCAACCAATGTGAGTCAGTCCTCGATATCACAAACAACACGTCAGCAACATCCACAGATGCAAAATCCTCCTCAACAGAGGCCTGAATTCCAGGCGGGGCCATCTTATATGAGTTCATCTCAGGCATTTAATGTGATGAATAAAATGCAAAGCTCTACACAGGGGTACATGAATAGGTCTGGAAGCCTAGCTCCAACTCAGACTGCTACAGCAAATGTTTATGGTAATCAAGCTAATTATCCGAACATGCAGCAGAGACAGCAACAAGCACCACAACAACTTCAGTCCCAGCAACAACTGCAACCCCAGCAAGGACTGCAACAAACATCACAACAACTTCAGTCCCATCAACAAATGCAACCCCAGCAAGGACTGCAACAAACATCACAACAACTTCAGTCCCAGCAACAAATGCAACCCCAACAAGGACTGCAACAAACACCACAACAACTTCAGTCCCAGCAACAAATGCAACCCCAACAAGGACTGCAACAAACATCACAACAACTTCAGTCCCAGCAACAAATGCAACCCCAGCAAGGACAGCATCAGTATAGCATGCAATCTCAAGCACAACCACAGCAAAGATCAGAATATGTCCAACAGGGTCAAGGTGGAAATTTTCAACAGACAAACTATAGTCAGAAAACAAGTCAACAGATGTATTACCAACAGCAAGCATCCGGACAATCACAACCTCAACAAAGCATGAATAGCTATCCGGTGTCTGTACCACAACAGCCACAACAAGTGactcaacaacaacaacaaccccaacCAAGGATGCCATACCAAAGAACGATGCCAACACTAGTGCCATCTCAACAAATGCCACCAAAAGAAATGCCACAGCAGCATGTACCTCAACAAGGTCAGATACAAGAGCAACAACAACAGCAGACATGGATGTCATCTGGGGCAGGATTCCAATATCAATCTTCTGTCAGTGGATCATCTCAGCCTCTCAGTGGAGCCACATACCAAATGTCCTCTGGTGGACTGTATCAAACTCCCAGTGGGAGTGCATACCAACAGACAGCCAGTGGAAATTCATACCAGCAACCAAGTAGTGGTTCTTGTCAATCATATCAACCCAGACAATCAGCACCTAATACCTTCTATCCAGCCCAGGGCCAGGATGTGAACAAGCCATCTGGAAATCAACAAG atatacaAGGCTTGTTTGATTCCATCCCTGCACCATTGCAGCCGCTTCAGCCATTAATAGTCAGCAAACCACAGTCGGTTCCTTGTGATCAGCCACCAGAGACCACTACCCAGTCAACATTATCACCACCGAACAAG ATTCCAGTTCTCCCACAGTCAAAGTCTCACAAGCGCCAAGATTCCAGTGCCTCTACTGCCTCTTTGGATGACATCCTGTCTACCAGTCCAAATATCCCCCAGAAATCTGCCACTGACCACATGCTTACCCCTAAAGTACTCACTGCACAG GAAATAGAGCAACAGAAAGAAGAAGCTgtgatgaaaaataaagtagCTCGGCAGACATCTAAGGATCCATTTTCTGACCCATTTGTCAAGGACAGATTTGTGGGGGAGGTGGAAAAGCTGTCCAAATATGTGGAGAGCCTGACGAAAACTACCTGTTCAGGACCCACTAATCTGGATGTGGCTTGGAAG GAACTGATAGATGAACAAGACAGAGGGGGAAAGAAGTCCTCTATGGCCATTGCACGGTGCTACCCAGCTAAAAACAGAGAACAGGACAGCATGCCAT atgatgaaaatagaattatacTTACAACACCGAAGGATGACTATATTAATGCAAGTCTTATTGTG GATTTGTCACCCAATTGTCCAAAGTTTATAACAACACAATCCCCACTTCCTGTGACACTCACTGACTTCTGGGTTATGGTATATGAGCAAGGGTCAGAGGTCATAGTGATGCTTTCCAGTGAAACTGAACAAGGAAAG AAATTCCCAGAATATTGGCCTCAGCAGAAAGGAAGAACAGAATACCATGGTCCAATAACCTTGACTTTACAAAGTGTCAAGGACAAAGTCAACTGGGTGGAAAGAATTATTCACTTGAATCACAACGAG AAAAAGCAGGGAAGAACAGTTGTACAGCTGCAGTACAAGAATTGGCCTGtcag TGGTTTTCCTGAGAATATCTCATATATCCTGCAATTTATTACTGAAGTTCATAGCTTTTATAAACAACAACGCAGTCTATTAAAGCCAGTTGTAGTACACTGCAG CAATGGCACTGGGAGGACTGGTGTGTTCATGTTGACATACACTTGTATGCAAGACATTGATCATGGAAAAGGAGTGACAGGGATCATGGATGTGGCCAAGAAAATGTTCAGACAGCGACGCCTTGCCATTAAAgaaaaatttcagctcaaataCGCATATGAGGCCATATTATTTTATGGGCAGGACATTTTAGCCAAAG aaatgaaagtgaacatttcGAAGTAG